The region CTGGCGTCGCCTTACTCCTTAAGTAGTTTCAGCTGCTTCTGAATTCCACTCCCCGGGCAAGGCTACTTTGTCCGGCTTCTCCATTAGACCAAGatccttgaaggcaggaggaggccaAGCAATAGGTGAGTATGGCCAGAATGGAGGACAAAAGGAAGGGCAAGTGTGaagagatgaggctgggaggGTCCTCAGGGGATTTAGGCTGGGGTGTGATGTTAGACTTGTGCTTCGCAGAGTCCTTCCCTGCCAAGTGGAAAAAGGATCGGGGAAGCCAGGTCCGGAGGCCACGAAGTGAGATTGTTGCGGTGGCCGGAACCTTGAGGCTGGTGGTGCCGGTGGAGGGAAGTTGATGGATCAAGGGGCTTGTTAGGAGGCAGAGTGATTGGTAGATGAGACGGTGTGGGCATGGGCATAGGTGGGGGTACAGGGTAATGCCAGGTTTCCGGCTGCAGCAGATCCCTGGTAGAGGTAGGTGTGTCCTTTGAAACAGGGAGCACTAGGAGAGACACCAtagaccctgggctggatgagATTCCCCCAGGGAGTGTGTAGAGAGCAAGGAGAAGAGGCTCAGATCAGAACACAAGCTCTGAGGAGCAGGAGATAAAGAGGATCCACCATGGGAAGGAGGAGAGGCCACATGAAGAGAAGTAAACTCAGGGGGTCGTGATTGAATCCAGAGGAAGAGTCTTAGGGAAATGGGCCAGtgacagggagagaggaaggacatTCTTGGGGTGGAAGGCACGGGGAGAAAGTGACAGAGTGGAGAGAGAAAATGATCCCAGGGAAGGCAGAGGTGTTGAGGGGGCAGGGCTGCTTGTGAGGGGTCACCTGGGAAAGGAAGGAGTGCTTTTACCTTCGGGTCAGGAGGATGAGGTGGGGGTAGAGAAGAAATTTTtccaaccccaaactcctaatacttcattatttaaaagaaaataaaagcattatatTCTACCCCTCAGAGATGACCTCTATTTAGCATCAGTATGTGTCCTTTCAGCTTTTTTCTGTGTGTAGCTTTTCTTTACCTAAATAAGATTTCTTGAATACTCTATTTTTGTATCCTGCTTTTTTTTTGGACTGTGATTTCCACTGTCCcgtgttaatttattttaatctcatcAAGTTTCCAGTCCACAGTCAAATTCTCCGATAGTTGCCAAAGTGTCCTTTACCGCTGATTTTCCTAAACCACCAGCCTCCAATCCAGGATCACCCATTGCATCTTGTTACTTTGTTCCTTAAGCCTCTTTTGTCTAGAAcagtccatttttttccccctgatattGTTATTGAAGAgccagagaggtttttttttttgctcacaccacgtggcatgcgggatcttagttccttgatcagagATCCACCCAAGACTCCtgtggagtgtggagtcttaactacgggaccaccagggaagtcccagagagtTTTTCTAAGAGCTTGTGATACCAAATGCTGCTGGAAGGAAAGTACGACGGGGACTGAAAGGTGTCATGGATGGAGCCCTTCGGGAGGATGTGGGCGACCTTGGTAAGAGCAGTGCAGCTGTCAGAGTGGAGTCCATGGGAGGGCACCAAGGAGAGAGCATGACTGTCAAGGTTTGTCTAGGAAGGTgaagagagggtgggacagaCTTCGTGGGGAACATGGTGTAAAGGCAGAGgctttaggttttttttaatgagatcgGTTTGTGCAGGAATCTGGAGCGAGGAAGAGACTGAGAGTACGGGAGGTGAGGACGGATGGAGCAGGCTGGGACTGAGCGAGTGCACAGATGGAGATGGATGGCTTCCAGGGAGAGACAGGAGACTGGGATCTGACCGGCGCAGGGGCTGCTGGGAGCATTTGACTAGAAACAGCAGAGGTGGAGGCCTCAAAGTGAGGCCCAGGGAGGCTCCGTGTGCACACTGCACAGGAGCGCTGGGCGTGCGTAAGGCCCGCTGTGCGTGCGCTCCCACCGGCGACCTGGAGGTAGAGAGCACACACGCCCTCAGAGATGGCAGGTTCACAGGCACGGCTGAGTTCATGCCTACACCAAGAGGTAGTTCTGCGTGGGAGTGCTTCtggggaggagtgtgtgtgtgcatgcgtgtgcccatgcatgtgtgtgcattccTGAAGGTGGTGTGTGTGCTTGTGGGTGTGCTTTGGCAGTTGTGTGCACTTCACAGGTGGAGCAGTGGGTACTAGTGTGTACTGGGAGTCATGGGCACCTGCATCTAAGGGGTGTGAGGTAGAGAggctgtgtttttgttgttgttgttgattttttttctttttttattagtttttattagttggaggctaattactttacaatattgcagtggtttttgccatacattgacatgaatcagccatggatttacaagtattccccatcccgatcccccctcccccctccctccccatcccatccctctgggtcttcccagtgcaccagccccgagcacttgtctcatgcatccaacctggactggcgatctgttcaaacttgataatatacatgtttcaatgctgttctctcagatcatcccaccgaGAGGCTGTGTTTAGTCCCAGGagtcgtgtgtgtgtggtggtggtggtcgtgTGGAGTGTGTTTGTATTCATTGGCAGTGTGTGTGTAGGTTGGAGGTGGGTGGAAAGACATTTCATAGCACCCTGGGGAGTTGGAGCAGAGCGCTTTGTGAAGTTTTCCAGAGCTGTGGGGCCAGATGGCACCAATGACCCCTTGCTGCAGTCTTGGGAAGGGTGCTCAGGTCCTCTAGGGCCTTGGCAACAGCAGAGGTGGGAGGAACTGGGGCTCATGTGTTTGCAGTCAGCCAGAGGGGAGAAGGTCAGGGGGCTGTGGCAGGGTAACCTCAGCTGACTGTCTCTTTCTGGCTCTGGGTCATTCAGGTACTGCACCCATATAATTTTCTCCTTGTTATTATTCCTGCCACCACTAATGACTGCTCTTCTTAGCTGGAACTCTGTGCCAAGTGCTGTTTGGGGGCACtggagatactttttttttttttttaatttaattatactgTAATCCCATGAGATGGATGTTGTCCCAGCTTACAGAAGGGAACACAGATTCAGAAAGATGAGTTAAATTCATCTATACTGTTTATAGATGCTGGTCCCAGGAACTGAGTCCAGAACTGTCTGACCCCAGAGCCTGTGTAACTCAGAGTCCCCTGACAAAGAGCCCTGTGTCTCTGGCACGCGTTAATGGCAGAGGGTTAGAACTCAGGGTGGCTTTGGTCACCTTCTCTAATTGGCCTAGAAGGGCATCTGTGTGAGGACCTTGAGGTGTACTCTGACCCAGGCATTGAGGGATACAGAGGCCTAGAGATCTTTTAGCTATTTTAGAATTTGAGGAATAATGCATTTACTGTACTTGGAATTTCAGGGAGAGCGAGGAGTGATCCCAGGCTTCAGAACCAGACAGGACCCTGCGAGGAAGGTGGCAGTGGCCAGAGACTGCGGCCCTGTGGGCTTGGCTCACAAGTGGCCTCTAGTGGTCAAGGCTGGGCCTGCAGGCTGTGTCTTGGATGCTGGGTCTCCTGGGGGTACCTGCTTGTCCCTGGGAGGCAGGCACCGTGCAGAGCAGAGTGGCTGCAGCAGAGTGTCGCCAGGCAGTGAGGCCTTAAGTGTGCCAGAGTTGATGAGATGAGGGTACAAGGTcatgggtgggagggagacagcAGACCAGAGTGAGAAGGCTTCCTTCTGGTCAGCCCAGAGGCCTCCAAAGCGAGCTCTGGGCTCTAGGCCTCAAGGGCTTGGCCAGCATGAAGCAATTATTCCACAAATGGGCCTGGAGTGGACCTTCCTCTCTGTTAGGCACCGGTGTCTAGGAGAGGTGAGCATGCACCTAGGCTGCAGCAGGGCCTGGAGGACTTCCAGCTTATGGGCCTGTGGAAGTGAGAGCTGCTGGATCCCTCTGACCTTAGCTGGTCCCCGCCTCTCTGCCCTACCCCATCCCCGAGGACCAACCgggcctctctcctctccccagggctGCATCGTGATCCGATACACAGCCCCCTGGCACATGGTCTTCTTCTCCGAGACCCTGGGCATCCCTTCACTTCGTGTCTTGGCCCAGAAGCTGCTTGAGCTGCTCTTTGATTACGAGGTTGAGAAGGAGCCCCTGCTCTTCCACGTCTTCAGCAACGCTGGCGTCATGCTGTACCGATACGTGCTGGAGCTCCTGCAGACCCACCGGCGCTTCTGCCACCTGCGTGTGGTGGGCACCATCTTTGACAGCGGTCCCGGTGACAGCAACCTGCTGGGGGCTCTGCGGGCACTGGCGGTCGTCCTGGAGCACCGGCCTGCCGCACTGcgcctgctgctgctggtggccTTCGCCCTGGTGGCCTTCCTATTCCACATCCTGCTCGCGCCGCTCACCGCCCTCTTCCACACCCACTTCTATGACAGGCTGCTCGACGCAGCCTCTCGCTGGCCCGAGCTCTACCTCTACTCCAGGGCCGACGAGGTGGTCCTGGCCCGGGACGTGGAGCGCATGGTGAAGGCGCGCCTGGCGCACCGGGTCCTGGTACGCTCTGTGGACTTCGTGTCGTCCGCACACGTCAGCCACCTCCGCGACTACCCTACTTACTACACTACCCTCTGCATCAACTTCATGCACAGCTGTGTCCACTGCCCTCCCCACCTCACCTCTGCCCCAGAAATAAACGCCTGACTCTTCCTCACAACCTACATCCATGGGTGGGGTCCTCTACTGGTACAGCTCCCTGCAGCTCTCGGGGTCTTTGCGGTCCTCCCGGTAGAGAATTCCCGTGGGCCTCTGCCCTGGGGGACCATGTCGGTCTGTTTACCCCAGGATCCTGGGGGTAGAAGTCCCTGTGCAGGTCTCTGCAGGAGCCTTGCAGCGCTTGCGTTTGCTAAGTGCAGCAGTCAGGCTGCTGATGCCTGTGGCATTTAGGCTGTGGAGGGTTAATAAAGCTGGGGGTAGGGTGAGGCTGAGCCCCAACATTGATCTTTGATTGCTTGAATGGAAGATGAGCTTTGCAAGGAGGTGTTGGATGGTAGGGGAAGGCTGGGGCAGGGGCTGTGATCTGTGTTCCCAGGACCTGGAAGGGCAGGCTTTGCCCCCAAGCCTGGAGCCACATCCCCTAGGGAGTCTGAGGTGGAAGCCATATGGGGAGCTGACAGGTGGGGGGCTGGTCTGTACAGGATCTACTACACTTTGCCAGGAAGCCACTGGACCCAGGGAAGTTGCAAGATGTGCGTGAAGTGGGCAGATGGTGTGGGGAGCAGGAAGACAGCAGCACCAGATGGGAGCTGGGTCAAGCTGAGTCAGGAGTCCTAAAGACCAGAACCATTGGCCTTCATCTCCTTGAGGGAGACCCACTTGGATCCTCTGTAGACAGGAGCAGTGGCTTCAGCCTTAGAATTCTGTATCATCTATCATCCTACAAGTCACTGCTGCACAatactggcacatagtaggcattcaataaatatttgttgattgattGAGCTTACTGTGGTGatcccttcccaggtggcgctggtagtaaagaacccgcctgccaaagcaggagacatgagacgcaggtttgatccctgggttgggaagatcccctagaggaggacatggcaacccactttagtattcttgcctggagaatcccatggacagaggagcctggcaggctacagtccatagggtcaccaagagtcagacacgactgaagtgacttagcacactgtGGTGATCAAGGGACTTGGGGGGCAGGGATGGTCTTTGAAAGTTTGACAGTCAGTGAAGGAGATGGCTGGAAGAGCTCTGGGTGGGAGCTGACCCCTGATAGTCTCAGAGCTGATACACCTGTATCCAGAGCTCAGTTCTCCCTGCATGGCCTCAGCCCTCTGGGATGGCCCCTCAACTGCTGCAGCCCGTTCCTACTCTGTGTGGCTGCATTCCTAGCCATGGCCAACAGGTGGCAGTGCTGCCTGTGCCATGAGATGGAACTCAAGGATCCCACAGCAGGGCAGGTTTCATGCCCTCACTCTGGGTTAATGTCTTCTATTAGAGAGCATTTGGCCCCAGGGGGTGAAAGTAACCAGCCATCAAGGACCTACTGAGTCCAAGGCAGGGAGACGGGAGAGGAGAAATCTGATAAGGAGCCAACTTGATGGGAACTGGGCattgtcctcttctcttctaaACCGTCAACCATCACTGGAGTCGCTCTGCTCAGGCCACATATATTTTCCAAGTCTTGGGCCCCAGGATCCTTGCTTTCAGAATATTTGGTGCCATCAAGCTGGGCCTGGGGCTGTGAAGGGCCTTCACTGGACTCCAACCAGGGTGATTTGTCATCTGGGTGCAGAGGTGGACAGAACTGGCAACTGGAACTGATTTCTATAGTATTCACTGCGCATCCCAGAGGAGATGGGTGTGTCTTAAGAGTTGGGAGGCAGGGTCTCGTGTGTGTGAGAACATGTGAAGGAAAGGAGTCTGGAGTCATGAAGATACTCTGGGGTCTTGAATTTTAGCAATATCTTCTGTCAAAACAAGCTTTCTGTGGTGGGCAAGACCTCCTCTGCAGCTCTGAGCACCTGCCCAAGCACCCAGACAGTTGCTCACCCCCTGGTACTGGTCAGCCAGGAGGATCACCACTTGACCAAGCTGCATCTCAAGTGGTGCCTGCCCAGCCTGTTCCCTGACTTGAGGGTCCACCTTGGATAAAGGGGGTCCTTATTGTTCGTTTGATCTGGGCAGTAGCTATAGCAGGCAGTGGTCACTAGGATGGTAAGCAGACACCGCCACAGGGGACTAAGTTGGTGACTTTGGTCCCTGGATCACTTCAAGGACTAGAGAGGGACAGAGGTTTGGGGATTATGTTTTCACTTGAGCTTACAGACTGTTCCAGCCCTAGACCGGGGGATAGAGCTTGCATCCCCTCCGTACCCCCAAGCTCTGACCTCTCCTGTGATTAATGAGCTGACGATTCTGCATCGATAAGGAATTAACCTGGAGCCCCTACCCATCAATAGTCAGGAGTCCAGGTCctggccccaccccccacccgacAGAGCTCCAGGGCCCCTGAGCAGACTAACCCCACACTGCTTTACAAAGCTGTAGCCAAGTCCTTTCCCCCACATGGCTGCCAGGAATTAACCCCTTAACTGCCTCTGTTCCTACCACCCCATCATCTTCCCCTCCCTgtacacatacacagagacagcAGATGTTTATACTGGTTTAATCCATGTCAAATGTAGTTTACAAAGGGAAAGGACAAGTACCTTTGTATAGAATATACAGACACAGCATCACACCATGGGGCCCACAGAAGGGCAGGGGAGACCACACTTTTCCCAGGAAGAGCAGCTCTAATCCCAGGAAAGGTTCTCTGCGGAAGGCTGGGGAGCCAGAAGCACCCTTGACCAGCCCAGTCTCAGCCCCTGCTTCAGCTCGGTTCCCACGTCtgtgcctcccccctcccccaactccttACCAAGAGCCCCAGGAGCTAAGACTAAGGAGAGGATCATGTCCCTTGGGGCACGTGCCCCACGTCTGGGAGAAGAAATATACACCACTGAACACCGAGCACatgggagagggaagggacaCCAGGGAGAAGGGGGGTGAGGCAGGCACCCCAAGAGGTGGATGGGCCGAGCCCCCAGCCAGCCCTGAAGGAGGCACTGCCTCCAGGCATTcttaacaaaagaagaaaatcatacaaccaaaggaaaggggaaggggTAGAGGGCAGGGAGTTGTCCCATTtatacacaacattgtaaacataCACGGTCTATATTACATGTGCTTCAGTCTGGTGTTTGCATGTCTGTCCGTCTGGGGGCTGGATCTCAGGAGCCTTGCTTGACaatactccccccacccccacctccctgccccaccctgggAACAGAACCCAGAACAGGTATGGTCCCCAATCTTGGTGGGAGCCAGCAGGCAGGGCCTGGGCCTCAGCCTCcactctggctccagagtcctgtgtgtgtgcgtgttcatgtgtgtgcatgtatgtacatgGGGAACCTGTGTGCAAGTATGTACAAGGGGGCATCTCGTCACAGGCGGGGCAGGTAGGGCGCTTGAGGCAAGGCCTGCTTGGGGTGGCCAGCTCACAAGTAGATCCTCCGCAGGTCTCCGGGCGCTGTGATGGTGTTGCACTGAGGGCAGAGCTTCTTGGCACCCTGCGGGGAgaatgggggcgggggaggggcccTCCGGTTAAACCCTGGGCCACACATTTGATCGTGTGAGCCGGGGCCTGCAGCCTTGTCTCCCTGCACTGGTTGTGTGCCAGGACCTCGTGGGCCTGTCTGCAagggctggggaggcctgggcaGCCTCTGTGAGCAGGCAGGCACGCTCCTGTGTTGGGGGGACGCCAGGATCAAACCGCCTGGCTAGGCCCGCAGCGGGAGCCCCGGTAATGAGAACAAGGCTGGGTCCAGCTGTGGCTGCCGCGGCCCTAACGAGATTACACGCGGCCTTTGATCAGGACACAGAGCCCACGTCCGGGCCTTTTATTGCTGTCTCCGGGCGACATTTTAATGGCTGCTCCTGAGTGAAGAacaggggcaggagcagaaggagcTTAGtaatgggagggggaggggctgaggcccTGGTCCTGCTTACCCACACCCAGCCTCCTCCTGACTGGGGATCGCACTGCTATATGTAACACGCGGGTCTtccagggtgggggctgggtgaAGGGAGCAGACAGAGACCCCATGAATGGGGAGACCTGGATAAGCCtggcgtgggggaggggagaggctcaTGAGCTTGGGGATGAATATCCTGGGTTCAGGCTGTGGTCTGTGCTTCTGCTCCACCTACTCCTTGCTCGTTCTCCCCCCAGGCAGGCTCAAGCATAAGCATGGACATCTGGGCAGTAACCCAAAAGGCTACCCGCTCCCAACCCCCAGACCACTTCACCAGGGTCCGCAGCCAGCACTCCTCACAGTGCACATGCCAACACTGGATGGACGTCAGGGGCATCGAGTATGAGTCCTAGGGAGAAGAtgggcagagaaggaaggggTCACTCTGAGGCATCCCACCCTCTAAAGGGCCCTGCTTGCCGGGCAGAGACCCTCTCCAACCCCCAGGGAGCACTGAGGCCCAAGCAGGGACATGTGAGTCTCCCTTCCTCTCACCATGCAGATGAGGCATTTGTAACGGTCCCCACGGGATAGCTGCCGTTCAAGTTCCCTGACCCGAGCCTTCAGGGCCTCAAACGTGGTCACAGCTGAATCTTCGGTGATTCTGTAAGGAGGATGGCACAGTTGCGCAGGCAGCAGGCTGGCATCTCTAATTTGAACCTCCAGCCCACAGCTTCCTTGGACTCCAGAACCACATGTACCCATGTCTCTTAGACCTCCCTGCTCCCCCATCCCACTCACATCCTAGATCCACAAACTCCACATTCCAGACCCGCGCCCCTCACCTGCCTTGCTCCTCCACCTCCATCCTGGTGAATTTCTAAACCAGACACCTGGGAACCATTCTCGACATTACTCCTTCCCAGTCACCCCTGACATCCAGCTCCTCACATCTGTGGCATCTCCACTCCTTTCCACGCTACCACCCCTAGTTCAGGTGCTCATGACTGTGCATTACACCAACCTGAATGGCCCCTCTGCCTCTAGTCCCCATTCTCCTGGCACCTACAATTCTGCAAACCTGACCACTTCTACTGACACTTCCAACATTTCAGTGTCTACCTCAGAGTAAAGCTCTAGCAAACTCCTACAAGCTTACAGAGCCTCCTTGGCCTGCCCCCACCAGCCATGTGCCTCAGCACCCTGCCACGTGCCTTATGTTTCATCCATGTCAAATGCGAGTTCTTCCACATGCCCCACCATTTTTCACTCCATTGGCCTCTCAAGTACTTCCTGCTTCTTCTGGATCACCCCACCCCCTAACTCTCTAGTTCTATCTCATTATTTAGGCCTAGTTCCCACCTCCGCCCAGAAACCTTTCCAAGCCTCGGGCCAGTACCCCACTGGTGGGGCTGCCCCTTTCGTGCTCTTGCACTGTGCTGGACTTCACTACCGCAGTACAACTGCAAATGCCTGTCTCCTCTGCCAGACTCGCTTCCCTGAGGGCAAGATGACCACTCCACCAAAACTGACTCTGGACATCAGCCCCACTCCAGGCATGGGAGTATGAGTAAACACCTGCTGAAGAAATAGCTGGTCTAACCCCCAGGGAGAGTGAGAGATGGGGATCTGAGGAGGCCCACATAATCTAGGTCCCTGGGCTGGAGGCCTAGCCTACATTAACGGCTCCTAGCTGTTTTTTCCTAGGCATGTCAGATGTCCTAGTGGTCCTCACCTGTTGTCCAATCCCTGCAACTTCCCGAACTCTGAGCTGCAATACTGAAAAGGGAACAGCTTGGACAATTCTAAGGAGTGATCTTTCCCACCACTCCTAAAACAAGTCAACAGAACCCAGAGGAACTCAGAGGGGGAGGAATGTTTCCTGGAGGAGTAGAAAAGATGGTACTGGAGATGAGCTTCAGGGAATAATGATATAATACAAATCAAAGAGCTAAATTTTATTAAACACTTACTAAATGCCAGGAATTTTACCGAGggattaaaaattattatcttaTTTACACCTCACAAAAACCCCATGGGGAGATCCTAACGCTCCCGTTTTATATATGAAggaacactggaaaagaccctgatgctgggaaagactaaagcaaaaggagaagggggaggcagagactgttagatagcgtcactgactcaatggacatggcctGGGAGACAgtgcaggacagaggagtctggcatgctatagtccacggggtgcagagatggacacaactccacaaaaacaacaaaagcacagACACATAAGTAGACTACCCGAGGTTCACGCACAGTGGGGGAGATGGGATTTAAACCCCGGGAGACTGATTCTGGAATCAACCAGTAACTGTGTGAATAACCATTACTCTACACTGGCTACAACCAGGAGGAGATAGGCCTCCAGGCTGGGAGAACAGTGGCAACCAAGGCCAAGGGCCCCTGGCCCCCATCTGGCTGGAAGGCTCACTTGTGGATAAGCAGAAGGTTGCTACACTGGGAACCCAGTGTCCAAGACCTCAGATGCCACAATCAGAAAGGGAAGTTTATCTTACACTCAATTTACAGGAAGTTGTTGAGGATACTGGAGGAGGGCTGTAAAGGATAACAGCTGAGGTTTAGAAGGTGTATTCAGTCAACTGAAGTAGACTCACAAGGGCGGTGTGTGGGCTAGGACCATCTCCTAGGAGGTGGTCTATCTTGCCAGCCTGGGGGGGGGCAGTGGGCCCAGAAAGCCTGAAAGCTTCCAGGCAGTCTATCCCTGCTGGGCATAGATACAACAGGGGACATGTGGAGGATGGTGGGAAACACTTAAAGGGCAGCGGCAAACTCTGATCTCTGACTGTTCTCTCTTAAAGGGGCACCAGCAGTGACACAGAATGCGTCTCCCTGATGCTGTGTCCCTGTATCAGAGATGCCCCAGATCCAGCACTTCAGCAGTCCATGGTTCTTTCTGCCTTGCCTCTCTCCAAGCAACCTGAGAAAGGCTCTGACCACAACTCCTTCTGGAACTGGTGGGTTACCATACTCTCCTTCCTCACACTTGCATAGTTGAGTCTTCCCCCTGGCATTTTGCCCAATGCTGTATGTGCCACCCCCATCTGGATTGCTGGTATGTTCCTGGCAAGGAGATAAGGATGGGTAGCTGTGCTTCCTTCCTCTCCAAGGACCAGGCTGATCCGGTGTGGTTACTTCAATGATTGGGAAACCAAGGCCTGGAACTGGGGGCAGCCTACTCCAGAGTAGAAAACTAACTCGAAAACCCTAAACCAGAGAATGAGCTAGAGCTGGGAAGGAAAAAACCATGAGTCCAGAAGAGCCATTTCCCACTCCCATCTCCAAGGCCACTCCATCCCCATGGTGGATCTGCTCAGCACGTAACTGGCCTCTACTCTTTGCTCTAGTGAAATACCGAGTCCTCCAGACCCCTGATCCAGGGAGGCTGTGAGCTATTCTGGAGCCCCTTGAAGGCATGGGGTGGAG is a window of Muntiacus reevesi chromosome 1, mMunRee1.1, whole genome shotgun sequence DNA encoding:
- the TMEM53 gene encoding transmembrane protein 53; this encodes MASAQLDYTIEIPDQPCRSQENSPDQDGKEAGTRLPLVILLGWGGCADKNLAKYSAIYHKRGCIVIRYTAPWHMVFFSETLGIPSLRVLAQKLLELLFDYEVEKEPLLFHVFSNAGVMLYRYVLELLQTHRRFCHLRVVGTIFDSGPGDSNLLGALRALAVVLEHRPAALRLLLLVAFALVAFLFHILLAPLTALFHTHFYDRLLDAASRWPELYLYSRADEVVLARDVERMVKARLAHRVLVRSVDFVSSAHVSHLRDYPTYYTTLCINFMHSCVHCPPHLTSAPEINA